The stretch of DNA CTTTTCGGTCCCGACCGGCAGGGAGGCTTTACTTTGACAAGATGCGGTGTATCTGCTATCTTCAGGAGGCGCTGATTGAGGAAGCCCTGATGCATTCCCCGGTGGAGGCCGGAGGCCCGAGTGGCGGAACCGGTAGACGCACGGGACTTAAAATCCCGAGGCCGATAGGCCGTGTGGGTTCAACTCCCACCTCGGGCACCAGTTTTAATTACCCTGAGGGAACCTTTTGTAAAAGGTTCCCTCAGACTCCCTCCAAAACTTTTAACGCCAGTTGGTTTCCCCCTGTTTTGCCTGGCAAAACAGGGGGAAACCAACTGGTATTGAATGTCTTTGAAGGGGCGTCCTGCCCGCGCCTGCTGCCTCTGGGGGCCGTACCGGGGGTTCGGGCCGCAAAGGCGTAAAAAAAACCGCCTGGCGCGGGCCGATCCCCCGGTACGGCCGAAGACCCGACTAACATACGATGGGCAGGGGGAAGCGCGGGCCTGTGGCCCTTCTACAGGAAGTTTCCACCGGGGTAATTAATCAGAGCTTCCTCAAACTCGCGGAGAACGGCCGGTCCCTACTCTCCGGTGGAGAGAACGCGGTAGCTTATGCGGGTGTTCGTCGCCTCCACTATCTCCAGGCGCACCCCCCTTACGCCTATGACGGTCGAGTCCGAGAGGTCGAAGGTGTAGCGGCGCTCTTCGGCCGCGCCGGCGGGCGAGGGCAGCTCGGTCAGCATCACCGTCGGCCCCACTCTGCCGGAGTAGAGGAGGCGGACCGGGGTTGCGCCGACCTCGCTCTCCTCGATCTCGCGGGGTCTGAGGATATCCTCGGGCCGGTCCCATTCCATGGCGAACGGCGAGAAGGAGCCGTTGTCGTAACAGGCCGCGGAGCCGACGGCCCGCCCCTGCCTTGCGATCAGGCAGACCTGCCAGTCCGCAACGACTCCGGGTATGCGCGGATACATGGAGCGGCTCATACAGCGCAGCACCTCGCCTCCGTCGTCGGTGACGCCCGCGACCTTCCAGACCGAGCCCCTCTGAAGCGGCGGAAAGCGCTGTCCCGGCGGCGAGGGCTGGGGGAAGTCCCTCGTTACCACGTAGCCCCGCCACACAAGCCGCCTCCAGGCGGCGCCGAGGACGAGCTCCTCGCCGACGGCGGCCGTCATCACCTCCCGGGGCGCCGTCACGGCCCTTTCGATCACCCGCGGCTCCACGCTGGAGACGACAAGCGGCGCCGAGCATCCGGCGGCCGCGACAACGACTATGAGGGCGAAGAGCTTTCTCGGCACTTGAAGGGACTTCGGCAGGGATGAAAGGGTGGCGGAAAGGGGAGGGAGTCGAACCCCCCGGCCGCCGGGTCTCGGCGACCAACAGGTTTTGAAGACCTGCAGGGCCACCGGGCCCTTTCCCTTTCCTCAGGACGAAGAAACAGGCGCGCATCGAGCCGCTTTTCGCCAATCCGCCGGTCCCTTCGGACTGCCGGTTCGGAGGCGCGCCCCCGCTCTACGGACGTGCCCCCTCCCCCCTCGGGGACCTCCTTAAGTGGTTTGCACGCACCCTGCGGATGGGATCTACGCACTCACGCGTCGGCTCATGCAACGCCTGTTTCAAGCTTTTTCTGCCGGGTTCTCCGTGGGCGAAGGCTTTTATCCCGGTGACATATCCGGCATCACGGGCCTCCGGCCCCGGGTTGGAACCCTTCCTACTACTATTTTAGCACATCTGTGCGGCGATGCAAGGCGCACAACGCTCCCCGGGCGTTTCGATTGTCGTGCGGCAACGGTATCATTGCCGATCCCTCCGGTGTTTTTCAGCAACCTTGAGCCTCTGCCCTTTCGGGAAGCCTTGAGCACTCGCCCCGGCGCGGTCTTTCGGGGGCAGGGTTGTCGGCGGCGGAGCAGGTAACGGCCTTCCTACTCAGGGAGGCGGTCGCCTTCGGCGGTTCGTTTCTCTATCTGCGTGAGTATGCCGCGCAGCATCCTCACCTCTTTGAGCGTCAGGCCCGTCCTGCCGAGAAGCCGCCTCATGTTGCGCATGATGGCCGCCGGGAGGTGTGAGCCGCCCTTTGCGCCGTAGCCGAGGCGGCGCAGCACACGCTCCAGGTGTTCGTAGAAGGCCTCTGTCTCCCGGCGGGGCGCGGGCCTGATGGTGCGCCCCGGCGCGGCGCCCGTGGCGGTGAAGAGGGCGTGGCAGAGGGCGAAGACGGCGTGCGAGAGGTTGAGCGAGGGGTTGGCCTCGTGGGCCGGTATGTGGAAGAGCATGTCGCAGCGGGCGAGCTCTTCGTTGGAGAGGCCGCGGTCTTCGCGGCCGAAAAGGACCGATACGCGGCCGGCGGCGGCGAACCTCGCGATCTCCTCCACCGCCTCGGCGAGCGTTATGTGGGGGTCGCGGACCTTGCCTGTCCGTCTCGTGGCGCCGATTACGAGCGCCGAGTCGCCCACGGCGTCGTCGATGGTGGCGAAGACCCTTGCGCCGAGGAGGATGGCGGAGGCGTTGCAGGCCATGGCGTAGGCCTCGTCGCAGAGATGGGGGACGGGGTCGACGAGCACGAGGTCGTCGAATCCCGTGTTCATCATTACGCGGGCCACACTGCCTATGTTGGCCGGCCCCATGGGGCGGACGAGCACGATGGAGCAGTTCTTCACGGCGCGGCTTCTCCGCCGGCAAGGCGTCGTCCTATGGCCCTCGCGGCGATGACGCCGGAGGCCGACGCCTGGATTATGCCGCGCGTAACGCCCGCGCCGTCGCCGGCGGCGAAGAGGCCGGGAAGCTCGGTCTCCAGTTCGGCGGTGAGTCTCGGGCGCATGGAGTAGAACTTGACCTCCACGCCGTAGAGGAGTGTGGAGGTGGAGTTCATGCCCGGCGCAATCCTGTCGAGGACCTCGATCATCTCTATGATGCCCGTTATGTAGCGGTAGGGGAGCACGAAGGAGAGATCGCCCGGGGTTGCGTCGGCGAGGGTGGGCGTGACCGCCCCCTTCCTTATCCTTTCGGCCGTTGAGCGTCTTCCGCCGAGCAGGTCGCCGAGGCGCTGGACGATTATGCCTTCGCCCAGGAGGTTAGCGAGCCTTGCGATGAGCCGGCCGTATTCGACGGGCTCGTGGAAGGGCTCGGTGAAGGTCGTGGAGACGAGTATGGCGAAGTTGGTGTTGCCGCTCCTTCTCGACGAGTAGGAGTGGCCGTTGACGGTGCAGAACCCTTTGTGGGCCTCCTTGACCACCACGCCGTAGGGGTTCATGCAGAAGGTGCGCAGCCTGTCGTCGAAGCGGCGCGAGTTGTAGACGAACTTGGCCTCGTGGAGCACGTCGGTCACGGGACTCAAGACGGCCGCCGGTATCTCGACCCTCACGCCTATGTCTACGGGGTTTATGGTCGTGCCGAGGCCGAGGGAGCGCCACAGGCCCTGTAGCCACCCGGCCCCGGAGCGTCCGGGGCTGAGCAGCGTGAAGCGCGAGCGCAGCTCCCTGCCGTCGGTCGTCACCACGCCGGCGGCCCTGTTGTCGCAGCGCACCATGGAGGCGGCCTCGGTCTCGAAGAGCAGCTCCACCCTGCCGTCGAGCTCCTGTCTCAGTCTCTTGAGCAGCCTTATGCAGCGGTCCGTTCCGAGGTGCCGGATGGCGAAGGGCACGAGCCTGAGTCCGGCCCTGGCCGACGCCTCCTCTATGCGCTTCACCCCCTCGGCGTCCATGCCCTTGAGCTCCCCGGGCGCTCCGAAGCGCACGTAGAGGTCGTCCACATAGGCGATGAGGGCGTCGAGCTCGCCGGCTCCGACGTACTCGGAGAGAAAGCCGCCGACCTCGCCGGAGAGGTTGAGCTTTCCGTCGCTGAAGGCCCCGGCTCCGCCCCAGCCGCTGAATATCTCGCCGCGCTCGCGTTTGTCTATGTCGCGGCCCTTCTCGACGAGGAGGACCCTGGGCCTCGGAGAGCGGGCCGTGAGCTCGAGGGCCGCGAAGAGCCCGGCGGGCCCCGCGCCCACTATGATGACGTCGTACTCCATTGCCTAGGCTTCTCT from Deltaproteobacteria bacterium encodes:
- a CDS encoding RNA methyltransferase translates to MKNCSIVLVRPMGPANIGSVARVMMNTGFDDLVLVDPVPHLCDEAYAMACNASAILLGARVFATIDDAVGDSALVIGATRRTGKVRDPHITLAEAVEEIARFAAAGRVSVLFGREDRGLSNEELARCDMLFHIPAHEANPSLNLSHAVFALCHALFTATGAAPGRTIRPAPRRETEAFYEHLERVLRRLGYGAKGGSHLPAAIMRNMRRLLGRTGLTLKEVRMLRGILTQIEKRTAEGDRLPE
- a CDS encoding FAD-dependent oxidoreductase codes for the protein MEYDVIIVGAGPAGLFAALELTARSPRPRVLLVEKGRDIDKRERGEIFSGWGGAGAFSDGKLNLSGEVGGFLSEYVGAGELDALIAYVDDLYVRFGAPGELKGMDAEGVKRIEEASARAGLRLVPFAIRHLGTDRCIRLLKRLRQELDGRVELLFETEAASMVRCDNRAAGVVTTDGRELRSRFTLLSPGRSGAGWLQGLWRSLGLGTTINPVDIGVRVEIPAAVLSPVTDVLHEAKFVYNSRRFDDRLRTFCMNPYGVVVKEAHKGFCTVNGHSYSSRRSGNTNFAILVSTTFTEPFHEPVEYGRLIARLANLLGEGIIVQRLGDLLGGRRSTAERIRKGAVTPTLADATPGDLSFVLPYRYITGIIEMIEVLDRIAPGMNSTSTLLYGVEVKFYSMRPRLTAELETELPGLFAAGDGAGVTRGIIQASASGVIAARAIGRRLAGGEAAP